A part of Candidatus Electrothrix aestuarii genomic DNA contains:
- the tssH gene encoding type VI secretion system ATPase TssH — protein sequence MVIVDIKGLLLHLNPFCTNALQAAAGLSVSRTHYEVTIEHFLLKVLDELHADWPLIFERFGVESGQVRKKLDDVLEDYTSGNSGKPVFSPMLLDLVQEAWLIASIDLSDRKIRSGALLLALLARPAYYATGQYMDILRTINREELLKEFWAITKPSVEAVSREERIQQESKESATGKEGFLARFCQDFTENARQGKIDRVFGRNKEIRLMIDILARRRKNNPICVGEPGVGKTAVVEGLALRIVEGDVPDAIKGTSLLVLDMGLLEAGAGMKGEFENRLNGVITEIKQSATPIILFIDEAHTLVGAGGSAGGGDAANLLKPALARGELRTVAATTWTEYKKYFEKDPALARRFQLVKLDEPNTETTTLILRGIKESYEKSHKVIVRDDAVQAASELADRYISGRFLPDKAIDLLDTACARISINLATKPPSLEDLERSIAALRREQQAILRDQENNVPIDTERLEEISEDVNKLDGERQKLEKRWLQEKEAANKVVVLRNQLYDAVQQGKTDAEEGQQEDEVAEGESDESSEDMEQPGDPETLRQQLAEADAALMALQGKDPLIQIEVNPDIVAQVAADWTGIPLGRMLRDEAENIINFESIIGKKIKGQDHALSAMGEVIRAAKAGINNPHQPQGVFLFSGPSGVGKTATALALAEQIFGSEKSVVTINMSEFQESHTTSRLIGSPPGYVGFGEGGMLTEAVRKMPYAVVLLDEVEKAHIDIMNLFYQVFDKGMLTDGEGKEINFRNTIIILTSNLGTDVIQEMTSGEERPPVEAVMGAVRPMLSQYFKPALLARTTVIPFFSLDRDAMENIVEIKLQGLRDTLMNNNRMKLDWTAKVVQQIAARCTEVETGARNIEYILSGNVLPKLSREILTQMSGGQLPAGVTLDVDEQGEFTMQFQEKI from the coding sequence ATGGTCATCGTTGATATCAAAGGCTTGCTGCTGCATCTCAATCCCTTCTGCACCAATGCTCTTCAGGCCGCAGCTGGCCTATCGGTCTCCCGAACCCATTACGAGGTGACCATTGAACATTTTCTCCTCAAAGTTCTTGATGAGCTCCATGCTGACTGGCCGCTCATTTTCGAACGGTTTGGCGTTGAATCCGGTCAAGTTCGTAAAAAACTCGACGATGTCCTGGAAGATTACACCAGCGGCAACTCAGGAAAACCAGTATTTTCTCCCATGCTTCTGGATCTTGTCCAGGAAGCATGGTTGATCGCCTCCATTGATCTCAGTGACCGGAAAATCCGTTCAGGAGCCCTCCTTCTCGCCCTCCTCGCCCGCCCTGCCTATTATGCGACTGGTCAGTACATGGACATCCTCCGAACTATCAACCGAGAAGAACTCCTCAAGGAATTTTGGGCCATCACCAAACCTTCCGTAGAGGCTGTCAGTCGAGAGGAGCGTATCCAGCAAGAATCCAAGGAAAGCGCAACAGGGAAAGAAGGTTTTCTGGCTCGCTTTTGTCAGGATTTCACAGAGAACGCCCGCCAGGGAAAAATAGACCGCGTCTTTGGTCGGAACAAAGAAATCCGTTTAATGATTGATATCCTGGCACGACGTCGGAAGAATAATCCTATCTGTGTCGGCGAGCCTGGGGTTGGCAAAACCGCTGTGGTGGAAGGCCTTGCCCTCCGTATTGTAGAGGGCGATGTACCTGATGCGATCAAAGGCACTTCTTTACTGGTCCTGGATATGGGCCTTTTAGAAGCAGGTGCGGGAATGAAGGGCGAGTTTGAAAATCGCCTCAATGGAGTAATCACAGAGATCAAACAATCAGCAACTCCCATTATCCTCTTTATTGATGAGGCACACACTTTAGTGGGAGCTGGAGGCTCGGCAGGGGGCGGTGATGCAGCCAATCTGCTTAAACCTGCTCTGGCCCGGGGAGAGTTACGTACTGTTGCAGCAACGACTTGGACAGAATACAAAAAATATTTTGAAAAAGACCCAGCCCTGGCCCGTAGGTTCCAGTTGGTCAAACTTGATGAACCCAACACCGAGACAACAACACTCATTCTACGTGGCATCAAGGAGAGTTACGAAAAATCCCATAAGGTCATTGTCCGTGATGACGCTGTACAGGCAGCAAGTGAACTTGCTGACCGGTATATCTCAGGGCGATTCCTGCCCGACAAGGCAATTGATTTATTGGATACGGCCTGCGCACGGATCAGCATTAATCTGGCGACCAAACCACCCTCTCTTGAAGATCTGGAGCGTTCCATCGCTGCCTTGAGACGGGAGCAGCAAGCGATATTACGAGATCAGGAAAACAATGTCCCGATAGATACAGAGCGTCTTGAAGAAATCAGCGAAGACGTGAACAAGCTGGATGGAGAGCGACAGAAATTAGAGAAACGCTGGCTCCAGGAAAAAGAGGCAGCCAATAAAGTTGTTGTCCTGAGAAATCAACTCTACGATGCCGTACAACAGGGAAAAACTGACGCAGAGGAGGGGCAGCAGGAGGATGAAGTTGCAGAGGGAGAAAGTGATGAATCCTCAGAAGATATGGAACAACCTGGCGATCCAGAGACCCTGCGCCAGCAACTTGCCGAGGCTGATGCGGCTCTGATGGCACTCCAGGGGAAAGATCCTTTGATTCAAATTGAGGTTAATCCTGATATTGTGGCACAAGTAGCTGCCGACTGGACAGGTATTCCTCTGGGCAGGATGCTGCGTGATGAGGCAGAAAACATCATCAACTTTGAATCCATTATAGGGAAAAAGATTAAGGGGCAAGATCACGCGCTTTCTGCTATGGGAGAGGTCATTCGGGCGGCCAAGGCAGGTATCAACAATCCGCACCAACCCCAGGGTGTTTTCCTCTTTTCGGGTCCGTCTGGCGTAGGAAAAACCGCTACAGCTCTGGCTCTTGCCGAGCAAATCTTTGGCAGCGAGAAAAGCGTAGTCACCATTAATATGAGCGAATTCCAGGAAAGCCATACAACCAGTCGTCTGATCGGTTCGCCTCCCGGTTATGTGGGCTTCGGCGAGGGCGGCATGCTCACCGAGGCAGTGCGGAAAATGCCCTATGCCGTTGTCCTGCTTGATGAGGTGGAAAAAGCGCATATTGATATTATGAACCTTTTTTACCAGGTCTTTGATAAAGGGATGCTCACCGACGGAGAAGGGAAAGAAATCAACTTCCGTAATACGATCATCATTCTTACCTCCAATCTTGGGACAGATGTAATCCAGGAAATGACATCCGGGGAGGAACGTCCACCGGTTGAAGCGGTCATGGGGGCGGTACGGCCCATGCTCTCCCAATATTTTAAGCCAGCCCTACTGGCCAGGACAACAGTGATTCCTTTCTTCAGCCTGGATCGGGACGCTATGGAAAATATCGTGGAGATCAAGCTCCAAGGCTTGCGCGACACGCTCATGAACAACAACCGGATGAAACTCGACTGGACCGCAAAGGTGGTGCAGCAGATTGCAGCCCGCTGTACGGAAGTCGAAACAGGAGCACGAAATATTGAATATATCCTTAGTGGTAACGTACTCCCAAAACTGTCCAGAGAGATCCTTACCCAGATGAGCGGCGGTCAACTCCCTGCCGGGGTAACGCTGGATGTTGACGAGCAGGGAGAATTCACCATGCAGTTTCAGGAAAAAATTTAA
- a CDS encoding DUF2169 domain-containing protein, whose protein sequence is MISKQPTFFLRKPDTLSLLYNLDEKSEERGKQLTVSILSGFRLHSTPELLEEGDFWQPVKELDAVPFDLGMPKPAGEFLVAGTCYSPDGQSTLACPVRAKVGSVTKNLLAFGDRWWISNTKVTFPVPFKSMDLGWERSFGGTPGYDNPLGRGLEPVLCPDGKERKPLPNIQHPDRLLRSPFEQQDPVGFGPEGLDWPSRRALAGSLNDTWLAHRWPKPPSDASPQLSHLAPPDQRFPDFLQGDESIRLHNMHPERSLIESQLPGRRCRCFLGNRSADQTFLEMQCHLDTLWLFPNHETGILIWRAGLAELPAWNTEEFYLAASLEPLTEAPQKAASCYRAIIPLSPLSEAEAKTESTATTEPKPDSSSESDKEKRAESEQKGTTPQVDPVAAAIAEKTAAAKAKLTPLLASFGISADELLGQSATAQAGQGAQSLTPAHLAQRSAHLHKELDKMLLRTGLTQKDIQLDDVAQVAKPKKKADAARIATAIAAMKSFGIEDEALFAEMRTLEQQAEQVKTAEQKKRPDRTGSHLPLTAVMTRDEVIDAYTRGESLAGMNLSGLDLSGLVLDQADFRGAVLEGVNFTQTSLQGADCREALLNNADCTHAILTNCNLQDCVATKMLAVGANFSGADLSKSRFDTSDFSRARLTKVKASRAKFAACMLTEVDARNADMEQAVFKGADLTAIHCTGTNLRRTNFNRALLDRANFSDSNLEGAWFAEAEGDETLFCRAKLSRSKCNSTTLANADFSEAEMVQLAWSESIFLDAIMRHGILDQAMLAQCDFRRADFSRTSLKQANLMYSDLRQSSFYKSNAFKVRFRHAHLEESNCCDANFYGADLYKASLQKTLLDGTNLDATLFAVQFPI, encoded by the coding sequence ATGATCTCGAAACAGCCTACTTTTTTTCTCCGTAAGCCGGACACCCTGTCACTCCTCTACAATCTGGACGAGAAGAGCGAGGAGAGAGGGAAACAGCTGACAGTCAGTATCCTGAGTGGATTTCGGCTCCATTCAACTCCTGAATTACTGGAGGAAGGCGATTTCTGGCAGCCGGTCAAGGAGCTGGATGCTGTCCCCTTTGATCTGGGAATGCCTAAACCGGCAGGGGAATTTCTGGTCGCCGGAACATGTTACTCCCCTGATGGTCAGTCTACACTGGCCTGTCCGGTCAGGGCCAAGGTGGGCAGCGTGACAAAAAATCTGCTCGCCTTCGGTGACCGCTGGTGGATCAGTAATACAAAGGTAACCTTTCCAGTTCCGTTTAAAAGCATGGACTTGGGCTGGGAACGATCATTCGGCGGTACCCCAGGATATGACAATCCCCTCGGTCGGGGACTGGAGCCAGTCCTTTGCCCGGACGGCAAAGAGAGAAAGCCCTTACCCAATATCCAACACCCTGACCGGTTGCTGCGCTCCCCTTTTGAGCAACAAGACCCTGTGGGATTCGGTCCAGAAGGGCTGGACTGGCCCTCACGTCGCGCTCTTGCTGGCAGCCTCAATGACACATGGCTGGCCCATCGTTGGCCCAAACCACCCAGCGACGCTTCTCCCCAACTCTCCCATCTGGCCCCTCCTGATCAACGCTTTCCCGATTTTCTCCAGGGCGATGAATCCATACGCCTGCATAATATGCACCCTGAACGCTCACTCATTGAATCGCAGCTTCCCGGTCGTCGTTGCCGCTGTTTCCTGGGCAATCGTTCTGCTGACCAAACATTTCTAGAAATGCAATGTCACCTGGACACCCTCTGGCTCTTTCCAAATCATGAAACCGGTATTCTCATCTGGAGGGCAGGATTGGCTGAATTACCCGCATGGAACACAGAAGAATTTTATCTCGCTGCCAGTCTGGAGCCATTAACTGAAGCTCCCCAGAAGGCCGCGAGCTGTTACCGTGCTATCATTCCCCTCAGCCCCTTATCAGAGGCGGAGGCCAAAACAGAAAGTACTGCCACCACAGAGCCAAAACCTGATTCCTCATCAGAATCGGATAAAGAAAAAAGAGCAGAATCTGAACAAAAAGGTACCACACCGCAAGTTGATCCTGTTGCCGCTGCCATTGCCGAGAAAACAGCGGCAGCCAAGGCCAAACTGACACCACTCCTGGCATCCTTTGGGATTTCGGCAGATGAACTGCTGGGACAATCTGCAACAGCGCAAGCTGGTCAGGGAGCGCAATCTTTAACCCCAGCCCATCTTGCCCAACGTTCGGCTCATCTGCACAAAGAGCTTGATAAAATGCTTCTACGTACCGGACTGACCCAAAAAGATATACAGCTGGATGACGTAGCACAGGTCGCAAAGCCCAAAAAAAAGGCAGATGCAGCCCGTATTGCTACAGCCATTGCCGCTATGAAATCTTTCGGTATTGAGGACGAGGCCCTCTTTGCTGAAATGCGTACCCTTGAGCAGCAGGCGGAACAGGTCAAAACAGCTGAACAAAAAAAACGCCCGGACAGGACAGGGAGTCATCTCCCTCTTACAGCGGTCATGACCAGGGACGAGGTCATAGATGCCTATACTCGCGGAGAGTCGCTGGCTGGCATGAACCTCAGTGGCCTGGACCTTTCTGGCCTGGTGCTTGATCAAGCTGATTTTCGCGGAGCAGTACTTGAAGGGGTCAACTTCACTCAGACCTCTTTGCAAGGAGCTGACTGTCGTGAAGCCTTACTCAATAACGCAGACTGTACGCATGCAATACTGACAAACTGCAATTTACAAGACTGCGTTGCAACGAAGATGCTGGCTGTCGGGGCTAATTTTTCCGGGGCCGATCTGAGCAAATCACGCTTTGATACAAGTGATTTCAGCCGAGCCCGCCTGACAAAGGTTAAGGCAAGCCGAGCCAAGTTTGCTGCCTGCATGCTCACAGAGGTTGATGCCCGCAATGCCGATATGGAGCAAGCTGTTTTTAAAGGGGCAGATCTCACTGCAATACATTGTACTGGTACTAATCTACGCCGAACGAATTTCAACCGAGCCCTGCTGGACAGAGCGAATTTCTCTGACAGCAACTTAGAAGGGGCCTGGTTTGCAGAAGCCGAAGGAGATGAGACGCTCTTCTGTCGAGCCAAATTAAGTCGATCCAAATGTAATAGTACCACGCTGGCAAACGCAGATTTTAGCGAGGCGGAAATGGTACAACTTGCCTGGAGTGAGTCCATCTTTTTGGATGCCATTATGCGGCACGGAATACTTGATCAGGCCATGTTGGCACAATGTGATTTTCGCCGGGCAGATTTCAGCCGCACCTCCCTGAAGCAGGCCAATCTGATGTACAGCGATCTCCGCCAGAGTTCTTTCTACAAAAGCAACGCCTTCAAGGTCCGCTTTCGCCATGCCCATTTGGAGGAAAGTAACTGTTGTGATGCCAACTTCTATGGAGCAGACTTGTACAAGGCCTCTCTCCAAAAAACGCTGCTGGATGGAACCAACCTTGATGCCACTCTATTTGCCGTACAATTTCCCATATGA
- a CDS encoding pentapeptide repeat-containing protein, with protein sequence MTRKELAALIRAGRPVTNLHVQNLDLANMNLAGAVFEQVHFHKINLQGANLRHSVWRESSLTHSDLQGANCSHMRAEQLNLTGSNLTRINATKAVWHGCDLTNVILDEANCAFLDARGSTMIGTSLRQTQLPRSDLRKVVLQKGVLSGTNLERADLSGIDLSGQSLQQVDCCKAFFSKAALIGIRFTNCNLSFCFFDEANLEEALFTDCDFRGAQCGKANLSSADLRGIQAEAARFEEANCTQTRFENANLSKAFFTYAHLHKAQFFQANLTKAMLTHAHCLGTSFAGARLDFADLSHADLTGADLRKARLHFCQMHRIQAMGAKWQGAQLETALPTDKQLQAAEDWHC encoded by the coding sequence ATGACCCGTAAAGAACTCGCAGCACTCATCCGAGCAGGTCGTCCAGTGACCAATCTTCACGTCCAGAACCTGGACCTGGCGAACATGAATCTGGCCGGAGCGGTCTTTGAGCAGGTCCACTTTCATAAGATCAATCTGCAAGGGGCTAATCTGCGCCATAGCGTATGGCGGGAAAGCTCACTGACACACTCTGATCTCCAGGGAGCGAACTGCTCCCACATGCGAGCTGAACAGCTTAATCTTACAGGCAGTAATCTCACTCGAATCAATGCAACCAAGGCCGTGTGGCATGGCTGTGACCTGACAAATGTCATTTTGGATGAGGCAAACTGTGCGTTCCTGGACGCGAGAGGTTCCACAATGATTGGTACCAGCCTTCGGCAGACCCAGCTACCTCGCAGTGATCTGCGCAAGGTCGTTCTTCAAAAAGGAGTCCTGAGCGGTACAAATCTGGAGCGGGCAGATTTGAGCGGCATTGATCTCTCAGGTCAATCTTTGCAACAGGTGGACTGCTGTAAGGCCTTTTTCTCCAAAGCAGCCCTGATAGGAATACGGTTCACAAATTGCAATTTATCCTTTTGTTTCTTTGATGAGGCTAATCTGGAAGAAGCGCTCTTCACTGACTGTGATTTCCGGGGTGCGCAATGTGGCAAGGCCAATCTGAGCTCTGCCGATCTGAGGGGAATACAAGCCGAAGCGGCTCGATTTGAGGAGGCAAACTGCACGCAAACCCGTTTCGAGAATGCCAACTTAAGCAAGGCATTCTTCACTTATGCCCATTTGCATAAGGCACAATTTTTCCAGGCGAATTTGACCAAGGCAATGCTCACCCACGCTCACTGCCTGGGCACCTCTTTTGCTGGAGCAAGGCTGGACTTTGCTGATCTGTCCCATGCCGACCTCACTGGGGCCGATCTCAGGAAAGCTCGTCTCCATTTTTGCCAGATGCACAGAATCCAGGCAATGGGGGCTAAGTGGCAGGGTGCTCAGCTGGAGACCGCCTTACCCACAGATAAACAGTTACAGGCCGCCGAAGACTGGCATTGTTAA
- a CDS encoding DUF3540 domain-containing protein translates to MTLPQQQQPYDEMFFTTGKVQQMLDRHYVINAGQRQIQATQAAGCLLVPEPGDTVLLAEGNEEKAYIISVLNRSAKPARITLPENSVIAAQGGDLTLYADKQISLKSQEMHLQADRGVAEIRDTQFTGDTVDISVSRLRAIWSTMETRAERVFQRVTRLYRRIKTEDSRLEELHCSVENTCRIEARDISIEADERLRLDGERVEIG, encoded by the coding sequence ATGACACTTCCGCAGCAACAACAGCCATACGATGAAATGTTTTTTACTACCGGCAAGGTGCAGCAAATGCTGGACAGACATTATGTTATTAACGCCGGACAACGCCAAATACAGGCCACTCAGGCTGCAGGCTGTCTACTGGTACCGGAGCCTGGTGATACCGTGCTGCTGGCTGAAGGAAATGAGGAAAAGGCATACATTATTTCTGTGCTGAACCGTTCTGCAAAACCAGCCCGTATTACCCTGCCTGAAAATAGCGTCATTGCGGCCCAGGGAGGAGACCTGACACTGTACGCTGATAAACAGATCAGCCTCAAATCTCAAGAGATGCATCTGCAAGCAGACAGAGGCGTTGCGGAAATTCGTGACACTCAATTTACGGGGGATACAGTAGACATATCTGTTTCCCGACTTCGAGCTATTTGGAGTACTATGGAAACCAGAGCTGAACGGGTTTTTCAACGGGTCACCCGTCTTTATCGTCGGATCAAGACAGAGGACAGTCGTTTAGAAGAGCTGCATTGCAGCGTGGAGAATACCTGTCGTATTGAAGCCAGAGACATCAGCATTGAGGCTGATGAGCGTCTGCGACTGGATGGCGAGCGAGTGGAAATCGGTTAA
- a CDS encoding DUF4150 domain-containing protein produces the protein MFINTLEGGKCTGFPDVCKTPGPGGVLPVPYVNTAECCLATSGSFSSKVFVNGSNALHLNSTLAQSDGNEAGVAGGVASGVFRGPASFLSGSKVVLIEGAPAVSLGSSTGQNGTSPNCTGTCTVPSQEKVLLRR, from the coding sequence ATGTTCATCAATACCCTTGAAGGCGGCAAATGCACAGGCTTCCCGGATGTCTGCAAAACACCGGGACCGGGTGGCGTTCTGCCAGTCCCCTATGTCAACACAGCAGAATGTTGTCTTGCCACATCTGGCTCGTTTTCCTCCAAGGTTTTTGTCAACGGGAGCAATGCCCTCCACCTCAACTCAACCCTTGCCCAGAGTGATGGCAATGAAGCTGGCGTTGCAGGCGGAGTAGCTTCCGGTGTTTTTCGAGGCCCGGCAAGCTTTCTTTCGGGCAGCAAGGTGGTTCTCATTGAAGGCGCACCAGCGGTGAGCCTCGGCAGCTCCACAGGCCAGAACGGAACATCACCCAACTGCACAGGCACTTGTACAGTGCCGAGTCAGGAAAAAGTTCTGCTCCGTCGCTAA
- a CDS encoding DUF3540 domain-containing protein, whose product MKTASPLYEKKSDIRLSRASVQRITGTTYFVSDTFRLIRAERAPSCLLQPEQNDLVLISEDTFGNVNILTILEREEKKAAMLSVAGDLSITGPQKLSLQGGQGINMLTKKISLTADQGKIKLNELAFAGELFTACGRQLRSLYQHVEIHAKGIIERTNRLYRRIKDEDSRLGRMQYRVQEDYNVQAKDGFFDADNLMDLKGKKKIDLG is encoded by the coding sequence ATGAAGACTGCTTCTCCTCTTTACGAGAAAAAAAGTGATATCCGTTTAAGTCGTGCCTCGGTGCAGCGTATCACCGGAACCACCTATTTTGTGTCCGATACCTTCCGCCTCATACGAGCTGAACGCGCCCCAAGCTGCTTGCTTCAGCCAGAGCAAAATGATCTGGTGCTGATTTCGGAAGATACTTTTGGTAACGTTAATATATTGACCATACTGGAAAGAGAGGAAAAAAAAGCAGCAATGCTCTCAGTGGCTGGAGATCTTTCGATCACAGGCCCCCAAAAGCTGTCCCTTCAGGGAGGCCAGGGAATCAATATGCTGACGAAAAAAATCTCCCTGACAGCAGACCAGGGAAAAATAAAGCTCAATGAGCTTGCCTTTGCAGGTGAACTCTTCACAGCCTGCGGCAGACAGCTCCGCTCCCTTTATCAGCATGTGGAAATCCACGCAAAGGGGATAATCGAGCGAACCAACCGACTGTATCGTCGAATCAAAGACGAGGATTCCCGCCTTGGGCGCATGCAATACCGGGTACAAGAAGACTATAACGTCCAAGCCAAGGACGGCTTTTTTGATGCAGATAACCTGATGGATCTGAAAGGCAAGAAGAAAATAGATCTGGGTTAA
- the tssI gene encoding type VI secretion system tip protein TssI/VgrG produces the protein MAKPKQLFTFQSDAVDTDTFMAVRFDGVEALSALFRFDIYLLADRPDIDLAELLRHSATLILHGEETGDVQYHGILSRCTLEHPVGKRFLYQAQLVPLCWRLTLIEHNQVFLNRTIPQILDTILRDGDLTPADFDFRLQSEYEPREYACQYRESHYNFMSRRMEQNGIYTFFEHRSGRDSLVITDTLISHEEPQKGGKLVYVPDSGLDGTSKTKSVQRFTQVHTQVPGSVHLRDYNYRKPSLEMSGEAQISEDGFGNVYHYGDHFQSREQGQRLAAIRAEEQRWQEQLFQGESTAVGLQPGFLFSLSNHFREDLNRHYLCVDIEHHGRQGEDFQNPEGKVENWYSNSFTAIPSDIQFRPKRTTPKPIFSGTINARIDGQGSGEYAELDEQGRYKVVLPFDISGRTGGKASAWLRMMQPFTGQGYGMHFPLRKGSEVLLTFVDANPDRPIISGAVPNPETRSVVEAGNQDRSGFQTAGGSSFYSDDRQGHQHIMFKAGDDQSGLRIGAGSDSSVAAWSSNLFMGGTAMSVIGSLMANYTFAAIQDTSITGWKFGLIMKVLEKFMMRAPKIIEQYDRANTDAAPNVIQNEVDLVTAVSSVVEILVELYFIALTVTEMGDEDKAGNSAFIVYSKDGETLVRNRASGEHIYFNTETGNIYGEAKSIELESGSDEEEYIQLGSGVSDDDTDTRATVELMQGNITITSGNLGNPGEDDSEDTEDTEDTTTTDTSEDTEETEESTTVEPSGNAPPTDDGKNYVKIVSGLSDDDVDAQASLELMQGDMVLTSGNNSTSGEENSIWLLSGSEDASTRATAQFSQGDIEMVSGEGDDNYIQFVSGASDADNGQAIVQVKQGTVTIQSGDAQVIISNGEITLSGDITIDGASEGNLEVDSDSKIILG, from the coding sequence ATGGCCAAGCCAAAGCAACTTTTTACCTTTCAGAGCGATGCAGTGGATACGGATACCTTTATGGCAGTCCGTTTTGACGGGGTTGAGGCACTCTCCGCCCTCTTCCGTTTTGACATCTATCTGCTGGCAGACCGCCCAGATATTGACCTTGCCGAACTCCTCCGTCATAGCGCGACGCTTATTCTCCACGGAGAAGAAACGGGTGACGTGCAGTATCACGGCATCCTTTCCCGTTGCACCCTTGAGCACCCTGTCGGCAAACGATTTCTTTACCAGGCTCAGCTGGTTCCTCTCTGCTGGCGCCTGACCCTGATTGAGCATAATCAGGTCTTTCTCAATCGTACGATCCCCCAGATTCTTGACACGATCCTCCGGGACGGTGATCTGACCCCGGCAGATTTTGATTTCCGCCTGCAAAGCGAGTATGAACCCCGTGAGTATGCCTGCCAGTATCGGGAAAGCCATTATAATTTCATGTCCCGGCGCATGGAACAGAACGGGATTTACACCTTTTTTGAGCATCGTTCCGGCCGCGACAGCCTTGTCATCACCGACACCCTGATCAGCCATGAAGAACCCCAAAAAGGCGGAAAGTTAGTTTATGTTCCTGATTCCGGCTTAGACGGCACCTCCAAGACCAAATCGGTCCAGAGATTTACCCAAGTTCACACCCAGGTACCAGGCTCAGTGCATCTGCGGGACTATAATTACCGAAAACCTAGCCTGGAGATGTCTGGGGAGGCCCAGATCTCCGAGGATGGCTTTGGCAATGTTTATCATTATGGAGATCATTTTCAATCCCGTGAGCAGGGGCAACGCCTAGCAGCCATCCGAGCAGAAGAACAGCGATGGCAAGAGCAGCTTTTCCAGGGAGAGAGCACTGCTGTGGGCTTACAGCCGGGATTCCTTTTTTCCTTAAGTAATCACTTCCGTGAGGATCTTAACCGGCATTATCTCTGTGTTGACATTGAGCATCATGGTCGCCAAGGCGAAGATTTTCAGAATCCTGAAGGAAAAGTTGAAAACTGGTACAGCAACAGCTTCACAGCTATTCCCTCGGACATTCAATTTCGTCCCAAACGGACAACACCGAAACCGATTTTTTCCGGCACAATCAATGCCCGTATCGACGGCCAAGGCTCTGGCGAATATGCTGAATTAGATGAGCAGGGACGATACAAGGTTGTTTTGCCTTTTGATATCTCCGGTCGTACAGGAGGCAAGGCGTCCGCCTGGTTACGGATGATGCAACCCTTTACCGGTCAGGGCTATGGCATGCACTTCCCCCTGCGTAAAGGCAGTGAGGTCTTGCTCACCTTTGTTGATGCCAATCCGGATCGTCCGATTATCAGTGGCGCAGTGCCCAATCCAGAAACCCGGAGCGTGGTTGAGGCGGGTAACCAGGACCGCTCTGGCTTCCAGACTGCCGGGGGCAGCAGCTTTTACAGCGATGACCGACAAGGCCACCAGCACATCATGTTCAAGGCCGGGGATGATCAGTCCGGCCTGCGGATCGGGGCGGGGTCTGATTCCTCGGTGGCAGCATGGTCATCCAACCTCTTTATGGGCGGTACCGCGATGTCGGTCATTGGTAGCCTGATGGCCAATTACACCTTTGCTGCGATCCAGGACACCTCTATTACTGGCTGGAAATTTGGCCTGATCATGAAGGTGCTGGAAAAGTTCATGATGCGTGCTCCAAAAATCATTGAGCAATACGATAGGGCCAATACAGATGCGGCCCCCAATGTTATCCAAAATGAGGTCGATCTGGTCACGGCGGTTTCCTCGGTCGTGGAGATATTGGTGGAACTCTATTTCATCGCCTTGACTGTCACAGAAATGGGTGATGAGGATAAGGCTGGCAATTCTGCTTTTATCGTCTACTCAAAGGATGGCGAAACGCTGGTACGTAACAGGGCCTCGGGTGAGCACATTTATTTCAACACGGAGACCGGAAACATCTATGGCGAAGCCAAGAGTATTGAGTTGGAAAGTGGCTCCGATGAAGAGGAGTACATCCAGCTTGGTTCCGGGGTCAGTGATGACGACACAGATACCCGGGCCACAGTGGAGTTGATGCAAGGCAACATCACCATTACCAGTGGTAATCTCGGTAATCCTGGGGAAGATGACTCCGAGGATACCGAGGATACCGAAGACACCACAACCACTGATACCTCTGAGGATACGGAAGAAACAGAAGAATCCACCACCGTAGAGCCTTCAGGTAATGCCCCCCCCACTGACGATGGAAAAAATTATGTTAAAATCGTATCCGGCCTGAGCGACGATGACGTGGATGCCCAAGCCTCTCTGGAGCTTATGCAGGGCGATATGGTCCTGACCAGTGGAAATAACAGCACTTCCGGGGAAGAAAATTCCATCTGGCTCCTCTCCGGGAGTGAAGATGCCAGCACCAGGGCAACAGCTCAATTTTCCCAAGGTGACATTGAAATGGTCAGTGGGGAAGGAGACGATAATTACATCCAATTTGTTTCCGGTGCCTCGGACGCAGATAATGGCCAAGCTATTGTTCAGGTCAAGCAGGGCACGGTAACCATTCAATCTGGTGACGCCCAGGTTATTATTAGTAACGGGGAGATCACCCTTTCCGGCGATATTACCATTGATGGCGCTTCGGAAGGAAATCTCGAAGTGGACAGCGACTCCAAAATTATACTCGGATAA